TGGCTCTGTTCCTGACCTTCTCGGGGATCACCGTCAGTATCGGCCTAACGGTAAGAGAGATCTGGAACGGCATCCGCAGCCGCCGCAAGAAGCGGCATTATACGAGGGATTAAGATATGAGGGTGGACAACGGCGGGACTGCCGTCTATAATACACCGTAAGAACATAGCAATACCCGTGAACTTTATAGAACCAGGGGTGCTGGAATTGGCCGGCTGAGATTGTATCCCACAAGATACTGACCCTTATACCTGATCTGGATAATGCCAGCGTAGGAATCTTCATTCGGCACAGTGCCCCTAAGCGGTACTGAAGCTGAAGTCCCCTCACGCAAGTCACTGGCGTCCCGATCTTCGGGACGCTTTTTTGATTCTAAGGATGTACAGGAATACGGTTTCTGTAAGCTCTGAAGACCAGGGGTTGCTGGAAGGAGAGAGAAAGAGAAATGGGAGTCAAAAAAACAGCACTACTCCTGCTCAGCTCCATGCTGCTGCTTACCGTAGCAGGATGTGGCGGCGGAAACAACAGCGGCAATGCGGGGGCCAGCGCACCTGCTGCAGGAAACAGCACAGCTGCACCTGATGCAGCCGCAGCCGCACCCACGGATGCACCTAAGGCGCTAACCCAGGTTAAGATTGCCCTGGACTGGACGCCAAACACCAATCATACAGGCCTGTATGCTGCCAAGGAGCTGGGTTATTACGCAGAGGAAGGTCTCGACGTACAGATTGTACAGCCCGGCGCTGCCGGGTCCGATACGATGGTCACTTCCGGCGAAGCCCAGTTCGGCATCAGCGCCCAGGAAGCCCTGACTCTGGCCCGTCTGCAGGATGTGCCGCTGGTGTCGATTGCTGCTATCATTCAGCATAATACCTCCGGGTTCGCGGCTCCGAAGGACCGCAATATTAAGACGCCGAAGGATTTCGAAGGCAAAACGTACGGAGGCTGGGGCTCCCCTGCGGAGCAGGCTGCCATGAAAGCGATCATGGACCCCGAAGGCGGGGATGTCTCCAAGGTGAAGCTGGTGAATATCGGCGAAGCGGACTTTTTCACAGCCGTGAAGCGGGATATTGACTTCGCCTGGATCTTCTATGCCTGGACCGGTGTGGAGGCCGAGCTGCGCGGGGAGCCGCTGGATATGCTGTATCTGAAGGATTACGCTCCGCAGCTGGATTACTACACCCCGGTGCTGACGACCAGCGAGAAGGAGATCGCCGAGCATCCTGAAGTGGTGAAGGCCTTCCTGAAGGCTACGTCGAAGGGCTATCAGTACGCTATCGATAACCCGGAAGAAGCTGCGACGGTCCTGTCGGACGCTGTACCAGACCTTGATCCCAAGCTGGTGCTGGCCAGCCAGAAATGGCTTAGCCCGAAATACAAAGACGACGCCCCGCGCTGGGGGGAGCAGAAGCTTGAGATCTGGAAGAATTACGCCGACTGGATGTACGGCCTGAAGCTGCTGGATAAGCCGCTGGATGCGGAGAGTACGTTTACGAATGAATTTTTGCCGGAATCATAATGAACCCGCATGGCGGGAATCTTATACTTAACTTGGAGAGGAAGGATTCATCATGGCTAATACATTGCTCAGCATTCAGGTCATTCCCAAGACACCGAACAACGAGGATTCTATCCCTTATGTGGACAAGGCCATTGAGGTCATTCAGAAGTCAGGCGTGAAGCATCAGGTGAATCCGCTGGAGACCACGATGGAAGGCGAGCTGTCCGAGCTGCTGGATATTGTGCGTGACATGCATGAGGCGCTGATCGCCTCCGGCAGTCCGAGTGTCATCTCACAGATCAAGGTCGCCCATAACCCGGGCGGCATCAGCATGGACAAGCTGACCGAGAAATACCGGCCGTGAGAAGCACCTGGAAGCTAGTGTGGCCGCCCTTTGTGGCGGTCCTCTTTTTTGTCGGGATATGGCAGCTCTCGGTCATGCTGTTTCACATCCCGGCTTACCAGCTGCCCAGCCCCGCGGATATCGCGCGTGAGTCGAAGAACAACGCCTCAGGGATCTGGGAGCACACCGCCGCCACGCTGCGGCTGACCCTGATCGGCTTCCCGGTCGGCACAGGCATCGGCCTGCTCACCGCCTTGCTGCTGCACCTGCTGCCCTGGGTCAAGCGGGCGATCTATCCGCTGCTGATCCTCAGCCAGAATGTGCCCTCCATTGCGCTTGCCCCGCTGCTGATTATCTGGTTCGGCTTCGGTCTGCTGCCCAAAATTATCCTGATCACTCTCGTCTGCTTCTTCCCCGTAGCTGTTGCAGCCATGGGCGGGCTGGCCCAAAGCGACCGGGTGATGCTGAATTATATGAAAATGGCCGGTGCGGGCAAGTGGCAGATCTTCACCCGGCTGGAGCTTCCCGGCTCCCTGCCCTCCCTGTTCTCCGGGCTCAAAATCTCCGCCACCTATGCGGTGATGGGCGCAGTGGTGGCCGAATGGATCGGCGCCGACAGAGGGATCGGCTATTATATGCTGCTGCAGAAGTCCTCTTACCGTGCGGACCGGATGTTCGTGGCCATCGCCATCATCGTGCTGCTAAGTCTCGTGTTATTCGCGCTCATTGCCCTGCTGGAGAGATGGCTGGTGCGCTGGAAGCCGCGCAAGGATGCTTAAGAAGCACGGGAAGATCATCCAAAACGGACCAACCAAAATAAAACTGAAGGAGGCTGGACGAAGTGTCTGAGCTTACGAGGATTGAACTGGAGAAGGCGAACGTAGATGGACGCCTGCGTACTCAGAGTGTGCCGCCTGCGCTTGAAGTCAGCGGCATCTCCAAGTCATTCACGCACCGCCGCCGGGAGACGCAGGTGCTGGATCAGGTATCCCTGACCGTGGAGCCGCAGGAATTCGTCTCCATTGTCGGCCCGTCCGGCTGCGGTAAAAGCACGCTGTTCCATATCATCGGCGGCCTTACGCTGCCGGATACCGGAACCGTGAGCATGGACGGCATCCCGGTGACCGGGCAGCGCGGCAAGATCAGCTATATGCCGCAGCAGCCCGCGCTGTTCCCGTGGCGCAGCACGCTCGACAACGTTCTGCTTGGCGGCGAGCTGCAGGGCGCCCCCAAGCGGGAGGCCCGCGAGGCGGCACGCCACTGGCTGGCGAAGATCGGCCTCGGCGGCTTCGAGCGGGCCTACCCGCACATGCTGTCCGGCGGCATGCAGCAGCGGGCCGCCTTCCTGCGGGCCATGCTCGCGCCGCAGGAGCTGATGCTGCTCGATGAGCCGTTCAGCGCGCTCGATGCGCTGACCCGCGAGCAGATGCAGCGCTGGCTGCTGGAGCTGTGGGAGGAGAACCGCCGCTCCGTGCTGTTCATCACCCACAACATCGAAGAAGCGCTGCTGCTCTCCACCCGCATCTACGTCTTCTCGGGGCGTCCCGGCTCCGTCCTCCACACCGTGGAGGTCCCCTTCCCGCGTCCGCGCCGCGAAGAGATCGCCGATTCGCCGGAGTTCCTCCGGATGCGGCGCCAGCTCTCCCAGTGGATGCGCGAGGAGCAGGCGAAGAGCCAGAGTTAAGAGGGGTTGCTGCGCTGGTGACTTAGCAGGAAAGGTGGCGTGGCGCGCCCTGCTATACATAACAACAGCCTTCGTGACTCGGCACTGCCTTGTCTGTAGCAGCATAACTCTGCCTGATTGTATTTACTGCAATAGAATCTGCAATATTCCAGTCAAAATTCACTTCTGCTGTATTTCGTACAGCAGATTTTTGTTTATTTGCCCAAAAACACCACTTTCGCAGATTTCTGCTGTACAGAGTACAACAGAATCGGATTTGCTGCGGATTTTGGGGACATCTGTTGTATAAAATACAATTGAGCTAACCATTCCACCTCTCAATCGGACCACAACCAGAATATACAGTTAGTTTAATTGCACCAAATACAGCTATATGGAGATTCGGCGGTACACAAACGATTTAGTTGTACAGAGCCCCAGGTCACCCTACATCCAGCCCTTCTCCTCCGCCAGCCGCACGGCTTCGATCCGGGTCTTGACCGCAAGCTTGCTGAGAATCTCTGAGATGTAGTTGCGGACGGTGCCGTAGGAGAGGTGGAGCGCCGCTGCGATCTCACCGGCACTGCGGCCCGCTGCGGCCAGCTTCAGAATCTCACGCTCCCGGTCAGTTAGCGGATTCTCTTCACGCAGGCTGCCGAAGACCAGCTCCGGCGAGACCTCGCGCCCTCCGGCCATCACGCGGCGGATGGCATCCGCCAGCTTATCTACCGGCTCGTCCTTCAGCAGATAGCCCTGAATCCCGGCCTTCACTCCGCGTTCGAAATAGCCGGGACGGGCGAAGGTGGTCAGGATAATAATTTTGGTGGCACAGCCCCGGGATTTCAGTATCTCTGCCACCTCCAGGCCGCTCATCAGCGGCATTTCTATGTCCATCAGACACACATCCGGCTGGACGCGTTCGATCAGGGACAGCGCCTCCGCCCCGTCCCCGGCTTCGCCCGCCACCTCAATATCATCCTCCAGATCAAGCAGCGATGCCATCGCGCCGCGCAGCAGCCGCTGATCCTCGGCAATTATGATCCTGATCATGCTGTTTCCCCATCCTTTCCATCCTTCACTACTCTTGGTGTAACCACGCTCAGCCGGGTTCCCCCGCCCGGTCCCGGAGCAAACGTCAGCGAGCCGTCAATCAGGGCCAGCCGCTCGCCCATCCCCTTCATGCCGTTGCCGTCCCGGCGCTCCGTCCCTCCCGCACCGCTCGCTTCTGGACCTATGCCGTTATCCTCCAGCGTAATCTGTACCTCGCCCGGTGTCATTACGATGCTGATCCGGCACTGGTCCGCACGGCTATGCTTAACGATGTTGGTGATTCCCTCCTTGATGCAGAGGCTGAGAATACTCTGCGTCAGATCGGATACACCCGGCAGCGCTGCATCTCCCTCTACCTCAAGTGCGATCTCCGCACTGCGCAGCATCTCCGCCGCCTCAGCCAGCTCTTCGGCAACTGAGACTGCACGCATCTCAGAGACCAGCTCCCGCACCTGGCGCAGCGCGGCCCGTGAGGTCCGCTGGATCTCACGGGCTTCCGCCTGCGCCCGCTCGGGGTTCTTGACGACAAGCTTTTCGACAAGCTGGCTTTTCAGCGTAATCAGCGACAGTGTGTGTCCCATCGTGTCATGCAGATCGCGGGCGATGCGCATCCGTTCCTCACGCTTGATCATTTCCTTGATCTGCTCGTTGGCCTGGTCCAGCTCCTTCTCCAGCACCCGCCGCCGGTTAATGGAGCGGATGCCGAAGGGCGTGATCAGCATCATCAGTGCGAATGGGAGCAGGAACAGCATATCCAGGCCATACGCCTGCGGCAGGTAGAACAGGCCCAGTCCAACCAGTACAGCAGTGAACACCGCCAGAGCCTGCCTGAACCGGCGCATATCGGTATACCAGCCGATAAAGTTACTGGTGAAGAAGCCCATATACATGTTGTAGGGGCTATAGACTACGGTTAACACGACAATAATCAGCAGCTGCAGTCCCAGCCAGGCCGTATACGCCCTCTCTTCCGCCCAGTAGAGCTGGCGGTACGTCACCAGGAACAGCAGGAGCAGCACATACCCTGCCATCAGCTTGTAGCCGCTGTAACCATCGAAATTCAGCACCGGGAACACCAGATAGATCAGCCAAATATAGGGGAAGAAACCGAACCTTTCCGGAAAAATCCGGAACTGCATACGTGCCGCCATGGATTACACCGCTTCCTGTTTTCGCCTTATATAGACCGATAATAACATAAATACGGCCAGGTAACCGAGCAACAGCAGCACGGCCTTCCACGACGGGGAACCTCCCGCTACAATCGCCCAGGCTCCATCTCCATAATTATAGGACGGCAGCCAGTGCCCGATCTTCTGCATCAGCTTAGGCATAATGTCGAGAGGCATCCACATGCCCCCGGCCACCGCCAGCCCCATATAGAGTACATTGCTCACCCCGCTCGCCGTATCCACCCGCTTCATGGACCCGATAATCGTACCCAGCGCCAGAAAAGGCAGAGAGCCCGCAAGCAGCCACAATCCGCAAAGCAGCCACTGCGCCGCTGTCAGCGACACCCCGTTGATTAAATACCCGGCTACGAAAATACACAGAACCGAGAACAGATGCATGACGCTCTGACCGAACATTTTGCCGAAAAAATAAACCGAGGACGGCAGCGGAGTAATGCGGATAAACGTATTCCAGCCCTGTGTCTGCTCCTGCACCAGCCGGATGCCGAGGGTCATAATTGCGGAACCCATCACGCTGAAGGCCGCCATCGACATCAGATAATGCGCCTGCCACAGCTTCGTATCGTCCGTCCCCGTATTCACCACCCGGGTGAAGATGAAGTAGAACAGAATCGGCATGAGCAGCGACCAGAACACATAATAGGGATTGCGGATAATCCGCAGCAGCTCTGCCTTGCACTGGGCCATCATAGGTTTCATCATACTGCCGCCTCCTCTTGATTCAGGGTCAATTGCTCGAACGCTTCATCCAGCTTCCCCTGGTCGATCCGTACATCCTGCACAGCCAGTCCGTTCACGAAAATAGCCCGCAGCGCCTCATCCGTATTCTCTGTCGTCACATGCAGCCGTCCATCCTTCTCGTAGCAGCCGTCCACGGCTGGCAGCTCCAGTAATTGACTGTGCAGCAGCGCCGGGTCGCCGGACGCCAGGAAGGACAGCGACTTCTTAACCAGTCTCGCCTTAACCTCGTCCGGGCTTCCGTCCGCCGCCAGCACTCCCCGGTTGAACAGCAGAATCCGGTCCGCGATATCCTCCGCTTCCTGCAGGTAATGAGTGCTGAACAGAATTGTTTTGCCCTGGTCAGCCAGTCCCCGCACCCTCTCCCAGAAATGCC
The window above is part of the Paenibacillus sp. FSL H8-0048 genome. Proteins encoded here:
- a CDS encoding ABC transporter ATP-binding protein; its protein translation is MELEKANVDGRLRTQSVPPALEVSGISKSFTHRRRETQVLDQVSLTVEPQEFVSIVGPSGCGKSTLFHIIGGLTLPDTGTVSMDGIPVTGQRGKISYMPQQPALFPWRSTLDNVLLGGELQGAPKREAREAARHWLAKIGLGGFERAYPHMLSGGMQQRAAFLRAMLAPQELMLLDEPFSALDALTREQMQRWLLELWEENRRSVLFITHNIEEALLLSTRIYVFSGRPGSVLHTVEVPFPRPRREEIADSPEFLRMRRQLSQWMREEQAKSQS
- a CDS encoding sensor histidine kinase, which gives rise to MAARMQFRIFPERFGFFPYIWLIYLVFPVLNFDGYSGYKLMAGYVLLLLFLVTYRQLYWAEERAYTAWLGLQLLIIVVLTVVYSPYNMYMGFFTSNFIGWYTDMRRFRQALAVFTAVLVGLGLFYLPQAYGLDMLFLLPFALMMLITPFGIRSINRRRVLEKELDQANEQIKEMIKREERMRIARDLHDTMGHTLSLITLKSQLVEKLVVKNPERAQAEAREIQRTSRAALRQVRELVSEMRAVSVAEELAEAAEMLRSAEIALEVEGDAALPGVSDLTQSILSLCIKEGITNIVKHSRADQCRISIVMTPGEVQITLEDNGIGPEASGAGGTERRDGNGMKGMGERLALIDGSLTFAPGPGGGTRLSVVTPRVVKDGKDGETA
- a CDS encoding ABC transporter permease, with the protein product MRSTWKLVWPPFVAVLFFVGIWQLSVMLFHIPAYQLPSPADIARESKNNASGIWEHTAATLRLTLIGFPVGTGIGLLTALLLHLLPWVKRAIYPLLILSQNVPSIALAPLLIIWFGFGLLPKIILITLVCFFPVAVAAMGGLAQSDRVMLNYMKMAGAGKWQIFTRLELPGSLPSLFSGLKISATYAVMGAVVAEWIGADRGIGYYMLLQKSSYRADRMFVAIAIIVLLSLVLFALIALLERWLVRWKPRKDA
- a CDS encoding thiamine-binding protein; translated protein: MANTLLSIQVIPKTPNNEDSIPYVDKAIEVIQKSGVKHQVNPLETTMEGELSELLDIVRDMHEALIASGSPSVISQIKVAHNPGGISMDKLTEKYRP
- a CDS encoding ABC transporter permease, translating into MKPMMAQCKAELLRIIRNPYYVFWSLLMPILFYFIFTRVVNTGTDDTKLWQAHYLMSMAAFSVMGSAIMTLGIRLVQEQTQGWNTFIRITPLPSSVYFFGKMFGQSVMHLFSVLCIFVAGYLINGVSLTAAQWLLCGLWLLAGSLPFLALGTIIGSMKRVDTASGVSNVLYMGLAVAGGMWMPLDIMPKLMQKIGHWLPSYNYGDGAWAIVAGGSPSWKAVLLLLGYLAVFMLLSVYIRRKQEAV
- a CDS encoding response regulator transcription factor; translation: MIRIIIAEDQRLLRGAMASLLDLEDDIEVAGEAGDGAEALSLIERVQPDVCLMDIEMPLMSGLEVAEILKSRGCATKIIILTTFARPGYFERGVKAGIQGYLLKDEPVDKLADAIRRVMAGGREVSPELVFGSLREENPLTDREREILKLAAAGRSAGEIAAALHLSYGTVRNYISEILSKLAVKTRIEAVRLAEEKGWM
- a CDS encoding ABC transporter substrate-binding protein, with product MGVKKTALLLLSSMLLLTVAGCGGGNNSGNAGASAPAAGNSTAAPDAAAAAPTDAPKALTQVKIALDWTPNTNHTGLYAAKELGYYAEEGLDVQIVQPGAAGSDTMVTSGEAQFGISAQEALTLARLQDVPLVSIAAIIQHNTSGFAAPKDRNIKTPKDFEGKTYGGWGSPAEQAAMKAIMDPEGGDVSKVKLVNIGEADFFTAVKRDIDFAWIFYAWTGVEAELRGEPLDMLYLKDYAPQLDYYTPVLTTSEKEIAEHPEVVKAFLKATSKGYQYAIDNPEEAATVLSDAVPDLDPKLVLASQKWLSPKYKDDAPRWGEQKLEIWKNYADWMYGLKLLDKPLDAESTFTNEFLPES